In one window of Notolabrus celidotus isolate fNotCel1 chromosome 15, fNotCel1.pri, whole genome shotgun sequence DNA:
- the LOC117826609 gene encoding NACHT, LRR and PYD domains-containing protein 1-like, which produces MLFLGTGSSKVKVFRLTSDQNMNVRLEEEEDRAESAGPSCASLKSDWSKDHPPDISNEPGPSDSQGRKRSPVSVEEQPSCCAVCQDVLKDPVSTSCGHWFCRQCLTSYWAQSGSPGDSSCPQCGNSSRTGPGPETASESSPEHKPGGLQEVLKEHKTSLRRRSERVTEGSDETGSRTLLNRIYTELYITEGQSEEVNTQHEVSQLETASKKKILQDTPIKCQDIFRALPGQQRPIRVVLTNGVAGIGKTFSVQKFTLDWAEGSENQDLSLLVLLSFRELNLIRDERYSLLQLLHDFHPTLEKVPAETLAVCKLVFIFDGLDESRLSLDFNNTQVVSDVTQESSVDLLLTNLIKGNLLPSALVWITSRPAAANQIPPSRVDRVTEVRGFTDAQKEEYFRRRISDEDLSSRIISHIKTSRSLHIMCQIPVFSWITATVLEHMMSTEQRGELPKTLTDMYSHFLLVQTKRKRKKYNEGHETSPQELMEADGEVLLKLGRLAFEHLEEGNIMFYQEDLERCGLDVTEASVYSGLCTEIFKRECVIFQKTVYCFVHLSVQEFLAAVYMFHCSTTRNKAVLDDFLKEQDKNKAALEALLKGKDRIKAALEVLLEEQERNKAALEALLKEQERNTTALKALLEGQDRNKAALDSLLEEQERNKAALEALLEEQDGNKAAQEASLEEQERNTAALEALLEEQERNRAALEASLEEQERNKAALEALPEEQDGNKAALEAFLEEQERNKAALYALAEEQERNKLALEASLEDQDRNKAALEALLEEQDKVSTLEDLLKGAMMKALRSRNGHLDLFVRFLHGLSLESNLRLLGGLLGHTDNSPEMIQRVINNLKEMNSDQISPDRMINIFHCLTEMKDLSVHQEIQEFLKSENRSEKELSEIQCSALAYMLQMSEEVLDELYLDKYNTSREGRLRLIPAVRNCRKARLAICELSKVHCTSLASALKSNPSHLRVLIMSLNKLHGSGVDLLFAGLGSPHCRLETLRLWCCNLSVYCCASLATALKSNPSHLRDLNLGMNDLQDSGVKQLCGFLESPLCRLETLGLSHCSLSEISCASLASALKSNPSHLRELDLRNNKLKDSEVKQLSDLVESPLYRLQTLSWETSQGSK; this is translated from the exons agggaggaagaggagtcctgtctctgtggaggagcagccgtcctgctgtgctgtgtgtcagGACGTCCTGAAGGATCCAGTCTCTACCAGCTGTGGACACTGGTTCTGCAGACAGTGCCTCACCTCATACTGGGCCCAGTCTGGTTCACCAGGAGACTCCTCCTGTCCTCAGTGTGGAAACAGCTCCAGAACAGGACCTGGACCTGAAACAGCCAGTGAGAGCAGCCCTGAACACA AGCCTGGTGGTCTGCAGGAGGTTTTAAAGGAACACAAGACCAGTCTGAGGAGGAGATCTGAACGTGTGACTGAAGGAAgtgatgaaacaggaagtagaacccTCCTCAACAGGATCTACActgagctctacatcacagagggacagagtgaaGAGGTGAATACCCAACATGAGGTGAGCCAGCTTGAGACCGCCTCCAAGAAGAAGATCCTCCAGGACACTCCCATCAAGTGCCAGGACATCTTCAGAGCCTTACCTGGTCAACAGAGACCCATCAGAGTGGTTCTGACAAACGGTGTTGCTGGGATTGGAAAAACCTTCTCAGtgcagaagttcactctggactgggcaGAGGGCTCAGAGAACCAGgacctcagtctgctggttctgcttTCATTCAGGGAGCTGAACTTGATCAGAGATGAGCGGTacagtctcctccagctgctccatgaTTTCCATCCAACATTAGAAAAGGTCCCAGCAGAGACACTGGCTGTCTGTAAACTggtgttcatctttgacggCCTGGACGAAAGCAGACTGTCTCTGGATTTCAACAACACTCAGGTTGTGTCTGACGTCACACAGGAGTCATCTGTAGACCTGCTGTTAACAAACCTCATCAAAGGGAATCTGCTCCCCTCAGCTCTGGTCTGGATCACTTCTCGACccgcagcagccaatcagatccctccttCACGTGTTGACAGGGTCACAGAAGTCCGAGGCTTCACTGACGCCcagaaggaggagtacttcaggaGGAGGATCAGTGATGAAGATCTGTCCAGCAGAATCATCTCACACATCAAGACCTCCAGGAGCCTCCATATCATGTGTCAGATCCCGGTCTTCagctggatcactgctacagttctggagcacatgatgagcacagagcagagaggagagctgcccaAGACCCTGACTGACATGTACTCACACTTCCTGCTGGTCCAgaccaagaggaagaggaagaagtacAATGAGGGTCATGAGACCAGTCCTCAGGAGCTGATGGAGGCTGACGGGGAAGTTCTCCTGAAGCTGGGCAGGCTGGCGTTTGAACATCTGGAGGAAGGAAACATCATGTTCTACCAAGAAGACCTGGAGCGCTGTGGTCTGGATGTCACAGAGGCCTCGGTATACTCAGGACTTTGTACAGAGATCTTcaaaagagagtgtgtgatCTTCCAGAAAACAGTCTACTGCTTTGTTCATCTgagcgttcaggagtttctggctgcagTCTACATGTTCCACTGTTCCACAACCAGGAACAAAGCAGTACTGGATGATTTTCTGAAGGAACAAGACAAGAACAAAGCAGCACTGGAAGCTTTACTGAAGGGAAAAGACAGGATCAAAGCAGCACTGGAGGTTTTACTTGAGGAACAAGAAAGGAACAAAGCAGCACTGGAGGCTTTACTGAAGGaacaagaaagaaacacaacagcGCTGAAGGCTTTACTGGAGGGACAAGACAGGAACAAAGCAGCACTGGATTCTTTATTGGAGGAACAAGAAAGGAACAAAGCAGCACTGGAGGCTTTACTGGAGGAACAAGATGGGAACAAAGCAGCGCAGGAGGCTTCACTGGAGGAACAAGAGAGGAACACAGCAGCACTGGAGGCTTTATTGGAGGaacaagaaagaaacagagcCGCACTTGAGGCTTCACTGGAGGAACAAGAAAGGAACAAAGCAGCACTGGAGGCTTTACCAGAGGAACAAGATGGGAACAAAGCAGCACTGGAGGCTTTCCTGGAGGAACAAGAAAGGAACAAAGCAGCACTGTATGCTTTAGCGGAGGAACAAGAAAGGAACAAACTAGCACTGGAGGCTTCACTTGAGGATCAAGACAGGAACAAAGCAGCACTGGAGGCTTTACTGGAGGAACAAGACAAAGTTTCAACTCTAGAAGATCTCCTGAAAGGAGCTATGATGAAAGCCCTGAGAAGTAGAAATGGCCACCTGGACCTGTTTGTTCGCTTCCTTCATGGACTGTCTCTGGAGTCAAACCTGAGACTCTTAGGAGGTCTGCTGGGTCACACAGACAACAGTCCAGAGATGATCCAAAGAGTCATCAACAACCTGAAGGAGATGAACAGTGATCAGATCTCTCCTGACAGAATGATCAACATCTTCCACTGTCTGACGGAGATGAAGGACCTCTCAGTCCATCAGGAGATCCAAGAGTTCCTGAAGTCAGAGAACAGATCAGAGAAGGAACTCTCTGAGATCCAGTGCTCTGCTCTGGCCTACATGCTGCAGATGTCAGAGGAGGTTCTGGATGAGTTGTATCTGGACAAGTACAACACATCAAGAGAGGGACGACTGAGACTGATTCCAGctgtgaggaactgcaggaaggCTCG ACTTGCAATTTGTGAGCTCTCAAAGGTTCACTGTActtctctggcctctgctctgaagtccaacccctcccacctGAGAGTGCTGATCATGAGTCTAAACAAGCTGCATGGTTCAGGAGTGGATCTTCTGTTTGCTGGCCTGGGGAGTCctcactgcagactggagactctgag attgtgGTGCTGCAATTTGTCAGTGTActgctgtgcttctctggccactgctctgaagtccaacccctcccatctgagagatCTGAACCTGGGTATGAACGAtttgcaggattcaggagtgaagcagctgtgtggttttctggagagtccactctgcagactggagactctggG gTTGAGCCACTGCAGTttgtcagagatcagctgtgcttctctggcctctgctctgaagtccaacccctcccatctgagagagctggacctgagaaACAACAAACTGAAGGATTCAGAAGTCAAGCAGCTGTCTGATCTTGTGGAGAGTCCTCTTTACAGACTGCAGACTCTGAG ctgGGAGACGTCTCAGGGATCTAaatga